In a single window of the Labeo rohita strain BAU-BD-2019 chromosome 23, IGBB_LRoh.1.0, whole genome shotgun sequence genome:
- the nfascb gene encoding neurofascin has translation MLYKAEMRALKCWRIPAILTILQQTWILAMEIPPDVRQPPMIYKESPQDYIVDPVDPIIMECEATGNPPPVFTWTRNGVYLNVARDPQVSMRWRSGTLEIFFWGRPDDYEGVYQCTATNEFGSALSSFINLRVSKARTWLKEYLEPVSVVVGLPLILPCNPPVGPPKPDTYWLNSTMAPIRQDRRVSKSENGDLYFSSIVAEDALTNYVCVARFPFTNTIQQKPPLILQVLTARMAAHTPPKFLKPKGTASTTIAMLGEELILECFAAGVPTPSIKWTKDWEEMSMTGKKLENFNKTLRIKNVSMDDGGDYICTASNRMGSLDHVITVRVKSVPFWVEKPESLVLSRDDGGSIVCRADGIPRPQIQWLVNGEPISDAPKSPGRQVSGDTLTFRGVVPDSAAVFQCNASNQYGYIMANAFLAVMDMKPRLLGPREELIKTTEGNNTLLNCPYFGSPKPDLRWSKGGLGTLEGGRHRILPNGTLEIRNTKLQDQGSYVCVASNVIGRDEKEVQLEVKEPIKIVRAPHNTVVIRGSLARFDCKIEFDSTLDVTVTWLKDKKFLILGRRMTKDEDSLSIADVYRRDEGVYTCRVKSELEDVTSSAKLTVMDRPDPPTDLEISDPSERSVRLTWVPGLSNHSPIKEYLVQYTEDLLADYWLLPSGWKNLSSYPGNLNSVILQLTPFVEYKFRVIAVNGIGPSKPSWASEYYQTGGAVPDAIPRNIRGMGSGVFRNNMEISWEPLEYREWNGPKLGYMVWWRRRDSREEWKNYTTYWWCSHIIYDTDTFTPYEIKVQAINFFGYGPESPIVIGYSGEDRPVAAPTDLSVSDIESTKLTVHWEPVARVDIMGEIKEYKVYYWRESSRLPWHTVSRRIKTKSFKANGPRLSGTLTGLVPYSNYRIYIVVANNRYEGPPSNTIEFQTPEGVPSIPRSFRIMHRHYDTIYLDWEEPAEPNGVLTGYILKYQTLNVTLGDRIQVEYIPPNITYFSLRRFDRYTRYKFSLAAQTEVGVGEAFTEESPHFTTEEHTRDQVDIVTQGWFIGLMCAVALLVLIMLIVFFIKRSRGGKYPVRDKKDFALEPMDDRENGTFDYRSLERITRVSTMPYSRREEESRQGRSQGAIEHISRRTNSDDSLMEYGEGEEIEFNEDGSFIGEYTGVSKRNIDRSPYQDSSEPTSPVAIYSFA, from the exons ATGCTGTACAAAGCAGAGATGAGAGCTCTGAAGTGTTGGAGGATTCCTGCCATACTTACTATCCTACAGCAAACATGGATTTTAGCCATGGAAATTCCTCCTGATG TCAGGCAGCCTCCAATGATCTATAAAGAGAGTCCTCAAGACTACATAGTAGATCCAGTTGACCCTATTATAATGGAGTGTGAAGCAACAGGGAATCCACCTCCAGT GTTCACATGGACACGTAATGGAGTGTACCTGAATGTAGCTCGGGATCCTCAGGTCAGCATGAGGTGGCGTTCTGGCACATTAGAGATTTTCTTCTGGGGTCGTCCTGATGACTACGAGGGTGTCTATCAGTGCACAGCGACTAATGAGTTTGGCTCTGCTCTGTCCAGTTTCATCAATCTGCGTGTCTCCA AGGCCCGTACGTGGTTGAAGGAGTATCTGGAGCCAGTCTCAGTGGTGGTTGGACTTCCTCTCATCCTTCCCTGCAATCCTCCTGTAGGTCCTCCAAAACCTGACACTTACTGGCTAAACAGCA CTATGGCACCAATCCGTCAGGATCGTCGAGTATCGAAGTCAGAAAATGGAGATCTGTACTTCTCCAGTATCGTAGCAGAAGACGCTCTTACGAACTATGTCTGTGTCGCCCGGTTTCCCTTCACGAACACCATCCAGCAGAAACCGCCACTCATTCTGCAGGTGCTCACAG CTCGCATGGCAGCCCATACGCCACCCAAGTTTCTGAAACCCAAAGGAACCGCCAGCACAACAATTGCGATGCTGGGGGAAGAGCTTATTTTGGAGTGTTTCGCTGCTGGAGT TCCGACGCCCTCCATCAAATGGACTAAGGATTGGGAGGAGATGTCTATGACAGGAAAGAAGTTGGAGAACTTTAATAAGACACTTAGAATAAAGAACGTCTCTATGGATGATGGAGGAGACTACATCTGCACTGCTTCAAACAGGATGGGCAGCCTGGACCACGTCATCACTGTCAGGGTCAAAT CGGTTCCGTTCTGGGTGGAGAAGCCTGAGAGTCTGGTTTTGTCTCGTGATGACGGTGGCAGTATAGTGTGTAGAGCTGATGGAATTCCTCGACCCCAGATACAGTGGCTGGTTAATGGAGAGCCAATCAGtg ATGCTCCTAAGAGTCCAGGCAGACAGGTTTCAGGAGACACTTTGACGTTCAGGGGTGTGGTTCCAGACAGCGCTGCTGTGTTCCAGTGCAACGCTTCAAACCAGTACGGCTATATCATGGCAAATGCTTTCTTGGCTGTAATGG ATATGAAACCTCGCCTGTTAGGTCCAAGAGAAGAactcattaaaacaacagaaggCAATAATACTCTTTTAAACTGCCCATATTTTGGCTCTCCTAAACCTGACCTGCGGTG GTCAAAAGGAGGACTAGGTACATTAGAAGGGGGTCGTCATAGGATTCTTCCAAATGGTACACTGGAAATCAGAAACACAAAGCTACAAGATCAAGGAAGCTACGTGTGTGTTGCAAGCAACGTCATTGGACGAGATGAGAAAGAGGTCCAActagaggtcaaag AGCCCATTAAAATTGTCCGTGCCCCACACAATACTGTAGTTATAAGAGGAAGTCTGGCTCGCTTTGATTGTAAGATTGAATTCGACTCGACTCTGGATGTCACAGTCACTTGGCTTAAGGACAAGAAGTTCTTGATCTTAGGAAGGAG GATGACGAAGGATGAAGATTCTCTCAGCATTGCTGATGTGTACAGAAGAGATGAAGGCGTCTACACCTGCAGGGTTAAAAGTGAACTGGAGGATGTCACTTCCTCAGCCAAACTTACTGTGATGG ATCGTCCAGACCCACCCACTGACCTAGAGATTTCAGACCCATCAGAGAGGAGTGTTAGACTCACCTGGGTACCAGGACTGAGCAACCACAGTCCTATTAAAG AGTACCTGGTTCAATATACCGAAGATCTTCTTGCAGACTATTGGCTGCTGCCGAGCGGCTGGAAGAACCTGTCCAGCTACCCGGGGAACCTAAACTCTGTCATTTTACAGCTGACACCATTTGTAGAGTACAAATTCCGGGTCATCGCTGTAAACGGGATAGGTCCCAGTAAACCCAGCTGGGCATCCGAATACTACCAGACTGGAGGAGCTG TGCCTGATGCCATCCCAAGAAACATCCGAGGAATGGGAAGTGGAGTTTTCAGAAATAACATGGAAATCAGCTGGGAG CCACTGGAGTACAGAGAATGGAATGGGCCAAAACTGGGTTACATGGTTTGGTGGAGACGAAGGGATTCAAGGGAGGAGTGGAAGAACTACACAACGTACTGGTGGTGTAGCCACATCATCTATGACACTGACACCTTCACACCCTATGAGATTAAAGTTCAGGCCATCAACTTCTTTGGCTATGGCCCAGAATCCCCTATTGTGATTGGCTACTCTGGAGAGGACC GTCCTGTCGCCGCTCCAACTGACCTGAGCGTGTCAGACATTGAGAGCACAAAGCTGACAGTCCATTGGGAACCAGTGGCACGAGTCGACATCATGGGGGAAATAAAGGAGTACAAA GTTTATTACTGGAGAGAGAGCAGTCGCCTACCCTGGCACACTGTGAGCAGGAGGATTAAGACCAAGAGTTTTAAAGCTAATGGACCTCGTCTGTCTGGGACCCTGACGGGTCTTGTACCGTATAGTAACTACAGAATCTATATTGTAGTGGCCAATAACCGCTACGAGGGTCCGCCCAGCAACACCATTGAGTTTCAGACACCTGAAGGAG TGCCCTCGATTCCCAGATCATTCAGAATCATGCACCGACACTATGACACCATTTATCTAGACTGGGAGGAACCTGCAGAACCCAATGGCGTTTTGACCGGATATATTCTCAAATATCAGACAT tGAACGTCACTCTAGGTGACAGAATCCAGGTTGAATACATTCCTCCGAACATCACCTACTTCTCCCTTCGGCGATTTGACCGCTACACCCGATACAAGTTCTCACTAGCAGCACAAACCGAGGTTGGAGTCGGGGAGGCTTTTACTGAGGAATCACCCCATTTTACAACTGAGG AACATACCCGGGATCAAGTGGACATTGTGACGCAGGGTTGGTTCATTGGCTTAATGTGTGCAGTGGCTCTCCTTGTTCTTATCATGCTCATAGTCTTTTTCATCAAGAGGAGCCGAGGAGGAAAGTACCCAG tGCGAGACAAAAAGGACTTTGCACTGGAGCCAATGGATGATAGAGAGAATGGAACGTTCGATTACAG GTCTCTTGAGAG GATAACACGCGTGTCCACAATGCCCTATAGCAGACG GGAGGAAGAAAGTCGACAGGGACGCAGTCAAGGTGCGATCGAGCACATTAGCAGGAGAACAAACAGTGACGACAGCCTCATGGAGTACGGTGAGGGCGAAGAGATCGAGTTTAACGAGGATGGCTCCTTCATCGGCGAGTACACGGGCGTCAGTAAGAGGAACATCGACAGGAGCCCGTACCAGGACAGCTCTGAGCCCACGTCTCCTGTGGCCATCTACTCTTTTGCTTAG
- the LOC127154935 gene encoding calcium-independent phospholipase A2-gamma-like — MLGTSLMAWYLDKPRVTHLGSKQLRLLYKMKYLLTNFRNVSHLIRRPHRSCESICSSQSTRSSPLKSHRSKKTIRLFGAISSNDRLYSTSNRETFKAEAPIGVYQHSRTAFRLNLFGLRLGESFNHLSRHVNSYFKEKQVSVVDYGQVGLMSAVQEPLTRASRRVQRERRRAFIGTPAIDQVHEDSSDQPLTSAYPGLQLFHISSLANRFGESYSYVASHINTMFSRNPTKQIHMEVSPDDGLRRSTRKRSVMSNKSALETAQTQQNSMGARPEIDNSVSSSWDEGYLHFAHHINRYFGAKVADTVEKSTHAETNILKTSVSPEVLNKTKDPLLQPKSPGLFHMSNLTTRFGENYSYMANHINQYFKGSAALENEEVDGQLEYYRGSAEATVIQEKPVSFYECLLKPSTIPGFVGSYLGMGSSRRSEQTTTVTRTPEEILDETILRRRNADEITRVLLKRLEKAAVPSSITSCVKELNAHLIQHPACKAVVWQEKAALQLLRRRRIFWMNEKLQEAIRETLALIGYADPVKGCGVRVLSIDGGGTKGLVPLQVLKQLEAQTGKRVHQLFDYICGVSTGAVLAFMLGLARISLDECEDMYHRFGSDVFQQNPLVGTVKMGWTHSYYNTETWEMILREKMGEEILIKTARDVLSPKVSAVSAVVNWGKSPKAFIFRNYNHAPGRLSRYAGGSGYQLWQAVRASSAAPGYFQEFPLHGDIHQDGGLILNNPCALAVHESRLLWPNQPFQCVLSLGTGRYDNARRGPATSTSLRAKISNLIWSATDTEGVHTLLDDLLSPNVYFRFNPMLSSNVTLDESRPEVLQQLQNDTQLYLDRNRPKLERLCEVLMAERTAIWKTRDWIGGKAWELQQRWA; from the exons ATGCTTGGTACTTCATTGATGGCTTGGTACCTTGACAAACCCCGGGTCACTCACCTGGGGTCAAAGCAGCTCCGTTTGCTGTACAAGATGAAGTATCTGCTCACAAACTTCAGAAATGTGTCTCACCTTATTAGGAGGCCTCATAGGTCATGTGAGAGTATCTGCTCCTCTCAGTCTACAAGGAGCAGTCCTCTCAAATCGCATAGATCAAAGAAGACTATCAGACTTTTTGGAGCAATTAGCAGTAATGATCGATTATACTCAACCTCCAACAGAGAGACTTTCAAAGCAGAAGCTCCCATTGGAGTTTACCAACACAGCAGGACTGCTTTTCGCCTGAACTTATTTGGACTGAGATTAGGAGAGTCTTTTAATCATCTCTCCAGACACGTAAACTCATACTTTAAGGAGAAACAGGTATCTGTGGTGGATTATGGGCAAGTTGGGTTGATGTCTGCAGTGCAAGAACCACTAACCAGAGCATCCAGACGAGTTCAGAGAGAGAGACGCAGAGCTTTTATAGGGACACCTGCCATTGACCAGGTCCATGAAGATTCCTCTGATCAACCTTTGACCTCAGCCTATCCTGGACTACAGTTGTTCCACATCAGTTCCTTGGCAAACAGATTTGGGGAGAGTTACAGCTATGTGGCCAGTCACATTAACACTATGTTCTCTAGAAATCCAACAAAGCAAATACACATGGAGGTATCACCAGATGATGGACTCAGAAGGTCTACAAGAAAGCGAAGTGTTATGAGTAATAAAAGTGCTCTTGAAACTGCGCAAACTCAGCAAAACAGTATGGGTGCAAGACCGGAGATTGATAACAGTGTATCTAGTTCCTGGGATGAAGGATACCTCCACTTTGCCCATCACATCAATCGATACTTTGGAGCGAAAGTAGCAGATACAGTTGAGAAATCAACACATGCTGAGACGAACATCCTGAAGACTTCAGTCTCACCAGAGGTTCTAAATAAAACTAAGGATCCACTTCTTCAACCCAAATCCCCAGGATTGTTCCACATGAGCAACCTCACCACACGCTTTGGGGAAAATTACTCTTATATGGCCAACCACATCAACCAGTATTTTAAAGGATCTGCAGCTTTAGAGAATGAGGAGGTGGATGGACAGCTAGAGTATTATAGAGGTTCAGCTGAGGCTACGGTGATCCAAGAAAAACCAGTGTCCTTTTATGAGTGTCTGTTGAAACCCTCAACCATACCTGGTTTTGTGGGAAGCTACTTGGGAATGGGCTCTTCCAGGCGTAGTGAACAGACCACAACCGTTACAAGGACCCCAGAGGAAATTCTGGATGAAACG ATTTTAAGGAGGAGGAATGCAGATGAGATAACTAGAGTTTTACTGAAAAGACTGGAAAAGGCTGCGGTACCGTCATCCATCACTTCCTGTGTGAAGGAGCTGAATGCTCACCTCATTCAGCACCCAGCATGCAAGGCTGTGGTGTGGCAG GAAAAAGCAGCACTGCAGCTACTTAGACGACGCCGGATCTTTTGGATGAATGAAAAACTTCAAGAAGCCATTAGGGAAACTTTGGCTCTGATTGGTTATGCCGATCCGGTCAAAGGTTGTGGGGTCAGAGTGCTTTCCATTGATGGAGGCGGAACCAA AGGGTTAGTTCCACTACAAGTGCTAAAACAGCTGGAAGCTCAAACAGGAAAACGAGTGCATCAGTTGTTTGACTATATATGTGGAGTCAGCACAG GAGCAGTTCTGGCTTTCATGTTGGGTCTAGCTCGTATCTCTTTGGATGAATGTGAAGATATGTATCATCGTTTTGGGTCAGATGTTTTTCAACAAAACCCTCTAGTTGGTACTGTGAAGATGGGCTGGACACACTCCTACTACAACACAGAAACATGGGAGATGATCTTAAG GGAGAAGATGGGGGAggagattttaattaaaacagccAGAGATGTGCTGAGCCCAAAG GTGTCTGCTGTAAGTGCCGTAGTGAACTGGGGGAAAAGTCCGAAAGCATTTATTTTCCGCAACTATAATCATGCTCCAGGACGACTGAGCCGCTACGCCGGAGGATCAGGATACCAGCTGTGGCAGGCTGTCCGGGCCTCATCTGCTGCTCCAGGATACTTCCAGGAGTTCCCTCTTCATGGCGATATACACCAG GATGGTGGTCTTATCCTCAATAACCCCTGTGCTCTAGCTGTCCATGAAAGCCGGCTGCTGTGGCCCAACCAGCCCTTCCAGTGTGTGCTGTCACTGGGAACTGGCCGGTATGACAACGCTAGAAGAGGACCTGCAACCTCCACAAGTTTAAGAGCCAAAATCAGCAACCTGATCTGGAGCGCCACCGATACTGAAG GTGTTCACACTCTATTGGATGACCTCTTATCACCGAACGTGTATTTCCGCTTTAACCCAATGCTGAGTTCAAACGTGACACTGGATGAAAGCAGGCCTGAAGTGCTTCAGCAGCTGCAGAACGACACACAGCTCTACCTGGACCGGAACCGACCCAAACTGGAACGCTTGTGTGAAGTGCTGATGGCAGAGCGCACAGCAATCTGGAAAACACGTGACTGGATCGGTGGGAAAGCGTGGGAGCTGCAGCAGCGCTGGGCTTGA